A genomic window from Bubalus bubalis isolate 160015118507 breed Murrah chromosome 11, NDDB_SH_1, whole genome shotgun sequence includes:
- the NR2E3 gene encoding photoreceptor-specific nuclear receptor isoform X1 — MSSNVAAAVPAAVSASRKESPGRWGLGEEPTGVGPSLQCRVCGDSSSGKHYGIYACNGCSGFFKRSVRRRLIYRCQVGAGMCPVDKAHRNQCQACRLKKCLQAGMNQDGESRTPSRRGMAEEMGVHDPWGVLTLPTSPAVQNERQPRSTAQVRMDSVESEMEPRLEPLATPPALAGPSSRGPTPVSAARALGSQALTPPGHHHFMASLITAETCTKLEPEDADENIDVTSNDPEFPSSPYSSSSPCALDSIHETSARLLFMAVKWAKNLPVFSNLPFRDQVILLEEAWSELFLLGAIQWSLPLDNCPLLALPEASAGGSSQGRLVLASAETRILQETISRFRALAVDPTEFACMKALVLFKPETRGLKDPEHVEALQDQSQVMLSQHSKAHHPSQPVRFGKLLLLLPSLRFISSERVELLFFRKTIGNTPMEKLLCDMFKN; from the exons ATGAGCTCCAACGTGGCTGCAGCGGTGCCGGCGGCCGTGTCCGCCTCCAGGAAGGAGTCTCCAGGCAGGTGGGGCCTGGGGGAGGAGCCGACAG GCGTGGGCCCCTCGCTCCAGTGCCGCGTGTGTGGGGACAGCAGCAGCGGGAAGCACTATGGCATCTACGCCTGCAACGGCTGCAGCGGCTTCTTCAAGAGGAGCGTGAGGCGAAGGCTCATCTACAG GTgccaggtgggggcagggatgtGCCCGGTGGACAAGGCCCACCGCAACCAGTGCCAGGCCTGCCGGCTGAAGAAGTGCTTGCAGGCGGGCATGAACCAGGACGGTGAGTCAAGAACCCCATCCCGGAGAGGCATGGCAGAAGAGATGGGGGTGCATGATCCGTGGGGTGTCCtgacccttcccacctccccagccGTGCAGAATGAGCGCCAGCCACGGAGCACTGCCCAGGTCCGAATGGACAGCGTGGAGTCAGAAATGGAGCCCCGGCTGGAGCCCCTGGCGACCCCACCGGCCCTCGCAGGGCCCAGCTCTCGGGGGCCCACACCTGTGTCTGCAGCCAGAGCCCTGGGATCCCAGGCCCTCACACCTCCGGGGCACCACCACTTCATGGCTAGCCTGATAACAGCCGAAACCTGCACTAAACTGGAGCCTGAGGATG CCGACGAGAATATCGATGTCACCAGCAATGATCCCGAGTTCCCCTCGTCCCCatactcctcctcctctccctgtgCCCTGGACAGCATCCATGAGACGTCTGCTCGCCTGCTCTTCATGGCCGTCAAGTGGGCCAAGAACCTGCCAGTGTTCTCCAACCTGCCCTTCCGGGATCAG GTGATCCTGCTGGAAGAGGCATGGAGTGAACTCTTCCTCCTTGGAGCCATCCAGTGGTCTCTGCCTCTGGACAATTGCCCACTGCTGGCCCTGCCCGAGGCCTCTGCTGGCGGCAGCTCTCAGGGCCGACTGGTGCTGGCCAGTGCGGAGACTCGAATCCTGCAGGAAACCATCTCACGGTTCCGGGCACTGGCAGTGGACCCCACAGAGTTCGCCTGCATGAAGGCCCTGGTCCTCTTCAAACCAG AAACACGCGGCCTGAAGGATCCTGAGCACGTGGAGGCCTTGCAGGACCAGTCTCAGGTGATGCTCAGCCAGCACAGCAAGGCCCATCACCCCAGCCAGCCTGTGAG